In the genome of Nymphaea colorata isolate Beijing-Zhang1983 chromosome 9, ASM883128v2, whole genome shotgun sequence, one region contains:
- the LOC116261485 gene encoding uncharacterized protein LOC116261485 isoform X3: MEEGGSGWCCSAASVASEVEHAKERCRRVIHKINGLPLSRIAQSCKATLLKSAKTELNFLSRLSPFSTRICSNIGYVESVVRILEQPCIAGVSRVCKPIPLSLWGKKCHPGSAKVHVDIICTLNRNPVWIIVSDRNPKYVSWHDSHRQKGLKARIQLVLETAHSASTLRPDSIIFFFAKGLGEIASQGLVKNFKATNISSKFIVSEDDIFEELEGDWVKITQKVQTLTELVADSSSSHQGALAFQIRVNDIKDNDDEGEGEDDQLSYMNAEADVTNSPGDVVAVSDSPFHLLLSAIRSNSTGLDRLDNLFEERLINFDTTALVAIVTGTSNGCTEQLLKASESEMRRRFKSNYNFVLTQVKSECENPIIEELRALVCHKRPIICKTVCSEFKALVSLCGGPNEKVRADCLLKYLLVVPDNPSARIIGLPTTRKLSLKNKIIFGTGDYWHAPTLTANMAFVRAISQTGCDRT, encoded by the exons ATGGAGGAGGGAGGAAGCGGGTGGTGTTGCTCCGCCGCCTCTGTGGCGAGCGAGGTCGAGCATGCGAAGGAGAGGTGCAGGCGCGTCATCCACAAGATCAACGGCTTGCCACTCTCCAGAATCGCCCAGTCCTGCAAGGCGACCCTTCTCAAGTCCGCCAAGACGGAACTCAATTTCCTCTCCCGACTCTCACCATTCTCTACCCGAATCTG TTCAAACATTGGctatgttgagtctgttgtaCGTATCCTTGAGCAACCTTGCATAGCTGGGGTATCACGTGTTTGCAAACCTATTCCGTTATCTTTATGGGGGAAGAAATGTCATCCTGGATCAGCAAAGGTTCATGTTGATATAATTTGTACTCTAAACAGGAACCCAGTTTGGATTATTGTGTCTGATAGGAACCCAAAATACGTTTCCTGGCATGATTCTCATAGGCAGAAGGGGCTAAAGGCACGCATTCAGCTAGTTCTTGAAACAGCTCATTCTGCATCAACTTTAAGGCCAGATtcaattatctttttctttgcGAAGGGTCTTGGTGAGATTGCTTCACAAGGGTTGGTGAAAAACTTCAAGGCCACTAATATCAGCAGCAAATTTATTGTTTCTGAAGATGATATTTTTGAGGAGCTAGAGGGGGACTGGGTGAAGATAACACAGAAAGTGCAGACACTCACTGAGCTAGTTGCTGATTCTTCAAGTTCACATCAAGGGGCTCTAGCATTCCAGATCAGGGTAAATGACATAAAGGACAATGACGatgaaggggaaggggaagatgATCAGCTTAGTTATATGAATGCTGAAGCAGACGTGACCAACTCACCTGGTGATGTTGTAGCCGTGTCAGATAGCCCTTTCCATCTGCTGCTATCTGCCATTAGATCTAATTCAACAGGTTTAGATAGACTGGATAATCTTTTTGAAGAACGTCTGATAAATTTCGATACAACAGCTTTGGTTGCAATAGTGACTGGGACTAGCAATGGGTGCACAGAACAGCTACTGAAAGCATCTGAAAGTGAAATGAGGAGACGCTTTAAGAGCAACTACAACTTTGTTTTAACTCAG GTGAAGTCTGAATGTGAAAATCCAATCATAGAGGAACTGAGAGCTTTAGTTTGTCATAAGAGACCAATAATCTGCAAAACTGTTTGTTCTGAATTCAAGGCACTAGTTTCCTTGTGTGGTGGACCTAATGAGAAAGTTAGAGCGGATTGTTTGCTAAAATATCTTCT AGTTGTACCGGACAATCCTTCTGCTCGAATAATAGGCCTACCAACTACTCGGAAGCTGTCTTTAAAGAATAAGATTATATTTGGTACGGGTGACTACTGGCATGCTCCAACATTGACAGCAAATATGGCATTCGTGAGAGCCATATCTCAAACTG GATGCGACAGGACATAA
- the LOC116261485 gene encoding uncharacterized protein LOC116261485 isoform X1, with amino-acid sequence MEEGGSGWCCSAASVASEVEHAKERCRRVIHKINGLPLSRIAQSCKATLLKSAKTELNFLSRLSPFSTRICSNIGYVESVVRILEQPCIAGVSRVCKPIPLSLWGKKCHPGSAKVHVDIICTLNRNPVWIIVSDRNPKYVSWHDSHRQKGLKARIQLVLETAHSASTLRPDSIIFFFAKGLGEIASQGLVKNFKATNISSKFIVSEDDIFEELEGDWVKITQKVQTLTELVADSSSSHQGALAFQIRVNDIKDNDDEGEGEDDQLSYMNAEADVTNSPGDVVAVSDSPFHLLLSAIRSNSTGLDRLDNLFEERLINFDTTALVAIVTGTSNGCTEQLLKASESEMRRRFKSNYNFVLTQVKSECENPIIEELRALVCHKRPIICKTVCSEFKALVSLCGGPNEKVRADCLLKYLLVVPDNPSARIIGLPTTRKLSLKNKIIFGTGDYWHAPTLTANMAFVRAISQTGCPWVFMCASKNAAGDTILF; translated from the exons ATGGAGGAGGGAGGAAGCGGGTGGTGTTGCTCCGCCGCCTCTGTGGCGAGCGAGGTCGAGCATGCGAAGGAGAGGTGCAGGCGCGTCATCCACAAGATCAACGGCTTGCCACTCTCCAGAATCGCCCAGTCCTGCAAGGCGACCCTTCTCAAGTCCGCCAAGACGGAACTCAATTTCCTCTCCCGACTCTCACCATTCTCTACCCGAATCTG TTCAAACATTGGctatgttgagtctgttgtaCGTATCCTTGAGCAACCTTGCATAGCTGGGGTATCACGTGTTTGCAAACCTATTCCGTTATCTTTATGGGGGAAGAAATGTCATCCTGGATCAGCAAAGGTTCATGTTGATATAATTTGTACTCTAAACAGGAACCCAGTTTGGATTATTGTGTCTGATAGGAACCCAAAATACGTTTCCTGGCATGATTCTCATAGGCAGAAGGGGCTAAAGGCACGCATTCAGCTAGTTCTTGAAACAGCTCATTCTGCATCAACTTTAAGGCCAGATtcaattatctttttctttgcGAAGGGTCTTGGTGAGATTGCTTCACAAGGGTTGGTGAAAAACTTCAAGGCCACTAATATCAGCAGCAAATTTATTGTTTCTGAAGATGATATTTTTGAGGAGCTAGAGGGGGACTGGGTGAAGATAACACAGAAAGTGCAGACACTCACTGAGCTAGTTGCTGATTCTTCAAGTTCACATCAAGGGGCTCTAGCATTCCAGATCAGGGTAAATGACATAAAGGACAATGACGatgaaggggaaggggaagatgATCAGCTTAGTTATATGAATGCTGAAGCAGACGTGACCAACTCACCTGGTGATGTTGTAGCCGTGTCAGATAGCCCTTTCCATCTGCTGCTATCTGCCATTAGATCTAATTCAACAGGTTTAGATAGACTGGATAATCTTTTTGAAGAACGTCTGATAAATTTCGATACAACAGCTTTGGTTGCAATAGTGACTGGGACTAGCAATGGGTGCACAGAACAGCTACTGAAAGCATCTGAAAGTGAAATGAGGAGACGCTTTAAGAGCAACTACAACTTTGTTTTAACTCAG GTGAAGTCTGAATGTGAAAATCCAATCATAGAGGAACTGAGAGCTTTAGTTTGTCATAAGAGACCAATAATCTGCAAAACTGTTTGTTCTGAATTCAAGGCACTAGTTTCCTTGTGTGGTGGACCTAATGAGAAAGTTAGAGCGGATTGTTTGCTAAAATATCTTCT AGTTGTACCGGACAATCCTTCTGCTCGAATAATAGGCCTACCAACTACTCGGAAGCTGTCTTTAAAGAATAAGATTATATTTGGTACGGGTGACTACTGGCATGCTCCAACATTGACAGCAAATATGGCATTCGTGAGAGCCATATCTCAAACTG GCTGCCCTTGGGTCTTCATGTGTGCCTCGAAAAATGCTGCTGGTGATACTATTCTATTCTAA
- the LOC116261485 gene encoding uncharacterized protein LOC116261485 isoform X2: MEEGGSGWCCSAASVASEVEHAKERCRRVIHKINGLPLSRIAQSCKATLLKSAKTELNFLSRLSPFSTRICSNIGYVESVVRILEQPCIAGVSRVCKPIPLSLWGKKCHPGSAKVHVDIICTLNRNPVWIIVSDRNPKYVSWHDSHRQKGLKARIQLVLETAHSASTLRPDSIIFFFAKGLGEIASQGLVKNFKATNISSKFIVSEDDIFEELEGDWVKITQKVQTLTELVADSSSSHQGALAFQIRVNDIKDNDDEGEGEDDQLSYMNAEADVTNSPGDVVAVSDSPFHLLLSAIRSNSTGLDRLDNLFEERLINFDTTALVAIVTGTSNGCTEQLLKASESEMRRRFKSNYNFVLTQVKSECENPIIEELRALVCHKRPIICKTVCSEFKALVSLCGGPNEKVRADCLLKYLLVVPDNPSARIIGLPTTRKLSLKNKIIFGTGDYWHAPTLTANMAFVRAISQTGMSLLTFEHRPCALVGD; this comes from the exons ATGGAGGAGGGAGGAAGCGGGTGGTGTTGCTCCGCCGCCTCTGTGGCGAGCGAGGTCGAGCATGCGAAGGAGAGGTGCAGGCGCGTCATCCACAAGATCAACGGCTTGCCACTCTCCAGAATCGCCCAGTCCTGCAAGGCGACCCTTCTCAAGTCCGCCAAGACGGAACTCAATTTCCTCTCCCGACTCTCACCATTCTCTACCCGAATCTG TTCAAACATTGGctatgttgagtctgttgtaCGTATCCTTGAGCAACCTTGCATAGCTGGGGTATCACGTGTTTGCAAACCTATTCCGTTATCTTTATGGGGGAAGAAATGTCATCCTGGATCAGCAAAGGTTCATGTTGATATAATTTGTACTCTAAACAGGAACCCAGTTTGGATTATTGTGTCTGATAGGAACCCAAAATACGTTTCCTGGCATGATTCTCATAGGCAGAAGGGGCTAAAGGCACGCATTCAGCTAGTTCTTGAAACAGCTCATTCTGCATCAACTTTAAGGCCAGATtcaattatctttttctttgcGAAGGGTCTTGGTGAGATTGCTTCACAAGGGTTGGTGAAAAACTTCAAGGCCACTAATATCAGCAGCAAATTTATTGTTTCTGAAGATGATATTTTTGAGGAGCTAGAGGGGGACTGGGTGAAGATAACACAGAAAGTGCAGACACTCACTGAGCTAGTTGCTGATTCTTCAAGTTCACATCAAGGGGCTCTAGCATTCCAGATCAGGGTAAATGACATAAAGGACAATGACGatgaaggggaaggggaagatgATCAGCTTAGTTATATGAATGCTGAAGCAGACGTGACCAACTCACCTGGTGATGTTGTAGCCGTGTCAGATAGCCCTTTCCATCTGCTGCTATCTGCCATTAGATCTAATTCAACAGGTTTAGATAGACTGGATAATCTTTTTGAAGAACGTCTGATAAATTTCGATACAACAGCTTTGGTTGCAATAGTGACTGGGACTAGCAATGGGTGCACAGAACAGCTACTGAAAGCATCTGAAAGTGAAATGAGGAGACGCTTTAAGAGCAACTACAACTTTGTTTTAACTCAG GTGAAGTCTGAATGTGAAAATCCAATCATAGAGGAACTGAGAGCTTTAGTTTGTCATAAGAGACCAATAATCTGCAAAACTGTTTGTTCTGAATTCAAGGCACTAGTTTCCTTGTGTGGTGGACCTAATGAGAAAGTTAGAGCGGATTGTTTGCTAAAATATCTTCT AGTTGTACCGGACAATCCTTCTGCTCGAATAATAGGCCTACCAACTACTCGGAAGCTGTCTTTAAAGAATAAGATTATATTTGGTACGGGTGACTACTGGCATGCTCCAACATTGACAGCAAATATGGCATTCGTGAGAGCCATATCTCAAACTGGTATGTCCTTATTGACCTTTGAGCATCGACCATGTGCACTGGTTGGTGATTAA